From Rhododendron vialii isolate Sample 1 chromosome 7a, ASM3025357v1:
gtttcgggttttttttttttcaaattttaatataaatattagttatttttttatttgttaagaattATATTCTGTATTGGGTGttatttagatatttaaatGCTTAAGAATGTGTttattttgggtcccaaaattcaatttctctctcaGCTTATGGTCTCccataagttattttttttcaattattaatctcattctctttctatctctctccactgatTATCTAAAAACCTcactcaaaatctaaaccaaacaaattgTTAGATTTccgaattttgaaatttcaaaatcttgttgttcataATCTGGTCCCCGTATTTACGAAATCTTGGCTCCGTCCTTAAGTTGGCCACAGCTTTCAAGTAGAAAAAAGAAGGGGTTTTTGCATTTCAGTGGGAGTTGGGGCAAATAATACCCAACTCATAGAGAGGTTTTTTCAGAATTGCATAAATATagaacagagaaaaaaaaaaattccccatacatgaaacggagggaaaaaaattccccatacatAGAGTCGGTTATAGTCGAATCTAGGTTTCCTAAGTTCCTCCTTCTATGAAACTAAGTTGCTtcttctatgaacctaagttgccccttctatgaacctaagttgccccctCTATGAACTTCttggacccggggaccctgcctaGCAGCACCTCTGCCGAGCGGTCAATCTGGCCGTTCATCTCAAAATCGATGGtccggatcgaaacatcttttcattttccttttcttttttttttaaatgcattCGGTACCTTTGCATCAAggctgtccaaaacacttttgaacggccgaAATAtgctcggcacccctgccaatTAAGCACCCCTTCTTGGCAGGATCTCCCGGTCCAAACTTCTTGGGTGTTCAATTTGTTGAGCattttcttcaatctccttaccaTTTCCATTGTTTTCTGAGAAATTTGGAATCTAGGTTACTTgcaaatttgagtttttaaaatactttgagATTAGTGTCTTTTGCGTAAtcttttagaaagagaaataataaaaaaaaaataaagtgtatGTTTTCTACCATTCActttatacttttgcttttagattctAGCTACTTGAAATGTCTTATTTGGTTTTATTTGGAAATGTGAAGAAGTTATGCTACTAACTACCAATTTGCTTCACTGGTtgtttttcttagaaaaaatAAGGTGTATTTTAAGTTCATAAAAgggacaacttaggttcataaaaAGAACAATTTCCTCTGTTTCATATTTATGCAATTCCGTAAAAATCTCTCCATGAGTTCGACATGTTTTGCCCCAACTCCCACTTAAATGCAAATTCCCCAAAAAGAGGAAGATTGATAGATTCCTTTGGAGCTCACATTCAGCCTACCGACACTTTTGCTTTGTATGCTTTTACAAAGCTGGAGCAGGGAGCCCATTTCTTTGCACTGCTTTTACAAATCTGGAGCAGGTTTTCTTCCCGTGTCAGAACCCACCAtcacgagaaatttttcaatgctgAGTGGGTACTATGTGGTATCCACTCGGTGCATTCAAATCGttcatttcgattttggacggctcaaatttagaaagagaaaaaagtaggagaaagtgaaaagagagtgtttcaatctaAACTAtctaatacacttttggacagctcagatGTGCCCACTCGGACACCACATTAGCCGGGTAACGTGATACTCCTCAAGACTAAATAGAATTACATTCCTTCCGGTAGCCATGTTACGAAAACCAATCGGGCTTCTTTGCCCctaattttagtattttgttcaaaaattgTAACAGTAAAGCGAAAAAGATGCATCAGATCttactcaaaaaataaataaatttatgtCGTGCATCTTTTAAAGAGCACTAAAGATAGTACATTACATttttacactacatagttacactatCTTATGTGGGATTCATTTTGGGTTTCACAAAAATATTGCACAGTTTTATCCCTACAAATTCAtaagtaatacttatcgatatctgttggaattgatttttttacaaggtcccataaaacaatattttaaaatttatagttatttttttgaatttttatgagACCGAAATGGGCTCCACATAAGATGTAGTGTAACTATATGATGTATGTATCTCTGTGATCCACTatgatttccttttcttttttctttcctagtCGGTTAGGTTCATATGCATATCCAAATAAGAGGATATGTGatgaaatgaaccagaaaagaAAACTTACTAATATCCGTTGAAGTAGATTACTTATAgaaccccataaaaaatattttaaaatttataaatatttttttgtatttttgtgagatCCAAAACAGGCCAACCCTTATCAATGTTGTTTTATAGTATCTCATAGTTAACTCTGTCGGATGGATTCAAACAATAAATTCATTCAGCCAATTAAATTCATTCTACATAACCAATCAGGCGTGCCCTAAATATTATTGTATCACTAAAGTTTGGTTTGGGTTCTGAAAATCTACGCAACACTATcgtctttcttcctttgttgcTCGTCTTTCATCAGAGGGCGAAAAAGAAACAATGGTTGTGGCGGAAATCTTTCTCGGTGGTTTCGTTAAGGGGCTGGTCAGAGTGTTGACCTCCCAAGAGTTGTTGAGCTTTGCCCGGAGGGAGAAGATTGATGCTCTGCTCACGAAATGGAGCACAATGTTGGAACAAATCGATGCCATGCTAGCTGATGCTGAAGAGAAGCAAACGAGGACCGAACTAAGGGGTATCCAACGGTGGCTGGAGGATCTCGAGGACTTGGCTTATGATCTGGACGACATGCTAGACGAGTTCTCCACCGAAGCATTGCGGCAACAAGTGTTGAAGAAGGAGTCTCGAGGCAGCACCAGCAAGGTTCGTGCCCTCATACCTACTTGTTGTACGCGTTTCGATCCGAGCACCCTGGTTTCAGATTTTAGAATGAGGTCCAAGATGGATGAGATGACTAAGAGGTTGAAGGATCTCTTTGACCGAAGAACGGGGCTTGACTTGCAAATTGTTGATGCGGGACACTCTAGTAGATCTCCACAAATACCACCCACTTCATCTTTGATGCACGAAACTCGTTTGTACGGTAGGGATGGGGATCAAAAGGCGATAATAGAGTTGCTCCTCCGTGATCAATCAAATGATGTAAAAGTTGGTGTTGTTCCGATTGTGGGCATGGGTGGAGTCGGGAAGACAACCCTTGCTCAAATGGTCTATAACCACGAAATGGTTGAGAGACATTTTGAAATCAAAGTGTGGGTCTGTGTTTCTGAAAAGTTTGACATTATGGGAGTGACAACAGCGATTCTAGAGTCTATTGCCCCTCACACTCGTGATTATAAAACCTTGAATGAAGTTCAAGTTCAATTGATAAAGGCTTTGGATGGTAGGAAGTTCTTGATTGTTCTAGATGACGTCTGGAACAAAAACTACGGTGATTGGAGATGTTTAAAGAGTCCTTTTAATGTTGGAGCCTTAGGAAGTAAAGTAATAGTAACAACGCGTAATAGGGATGTTGCATTCATGATGGCCGGAACCGATACATATCATCATCCCCTGAAGGAACTATCAGAGGATGATTGTTGGTCGGTGTTTGCAGAACATGCATTTGAGAATAGAAATATAGATGAAAGTCCAAATTTAGTTTCACTTGGTCgaaaaattgtgaaaaaatgtGGAGGATTGCCTTTGGCTGCGAGGACTCTCGGTGGACTTCTACGGTGTAAATTGAGAGATGATGAATGGGAAGACGTATTGAACAGTAAGATGTGGGAGTTATCGGACAAAGAAAGTGACATTCTTCCAGCTTTGAGATTAAGCTACTATCACTTCCCTTCACATTTGAAGAAGTGTTTTGGATATTGTTCCGTACTGCCTAAGGATTACGAATTTGAGGAGAAGAAACTCGTTTTCTGGTGGATGGCAGAAGGCTTAATACAGAAGCCAACAGGGCATAAACAAATGGAAGATCTTGGATGTGAGTACTTCCGCGAATTGTTATCGAGATCTTTTTTTCAGCCATCAAGTAGTGGTGAATTCTCGCTATTTGTGATGCACGACCTCATCAACGATTTAGCTCAGTTTGTTGCAAGAAGAACTTATTTTAGGCTAGACGACATGCTTCAAAACAATGAGGATGATAAAAATATTGCCAAGGCTCGTCATTCATCCTACATACGTGGCTATCATGATGGCATAAAAAGATTTGAGGCCTTTCGAAAAGCCAAAAATGTGCGGTCTTTTTTACCGTTTGGATTGAGAGATCGAGATACCAGTAACTACCGGACATCCTTTTTAACAAGCAATGTTCCCCTCCATCTGTTGCCGAGTCTTAGTCGTTTACGAGTGCGTAGTTTGAGAAGATATGGAATCTATGAACTTTCGAGTTCGATTGGAGATTTGAAACATGTGAGGTTCCTTGACCTTTCATGTGCCTTAATTGCCACATTACCGGAATCAATAAGCACTCTTTACAACCTACAAACACTGATGTTGAGAGACTGTAAAAACCTCAACAAGTTGCCTGCAACCACGAGTAACCTTGTTAATTTGAGGCATCTTGATGTTACTGGTGCAGATTCTTTACAAGAAATGCCACCAAAAATAGGTGAATTGACGTGTCTCCAGACATTATCGAACTTTGTTATCAGCCAAGATGAGGGGTCTACCATAAATGAGTTGGAAAAGTTGATTCATCTTAGAGGGACTCTTTGCATATCAGGTTTGGAGAATGTGGCGGATGCTCTGGATGCCAACAGGGCCAACTTAAATGATAAACAAGGCTTAGATGTCCTGCTGATGATGTGGAGTAATATATCAGATAATTCTCGCAACGAAATTGTTGAATCTGAAGTGCTTGACATGCTAAGACCTCACAATAAGCTAAAAGAGCTTACCATTATTGGTTACCATGGTCTAACATTTCCGACTTGGATGGGAAATTCTTTGTTCTGTAATATGGTATCTTTGAAGTTCCAAAACTGTGAAAATTGCATTTCCTTACCTCATTTGGGTCAATTACCGTCACTTGAAAATCTTCACATTCAAGGGATGAAAGCAGTAGAGAATATTGGACTTGAGTTCTATGGGTTGGGCTGCTCAAATCCTTTCCCAGCTCTTCAGATTTTAACCTTAGAGGACATGCCCGAATGGCAAGATTGGTCTCATTTTAGAGTCGAGGAGAGAGCTCAAGCATTTATTCACTTGTCAGAGCTCTCCATTAAAAGGTGTCCCAAGCTTTTGGGTAAATTGCCCGAAAATCTTCCTGGCTTAAAAAAGCTGGAGATTGAAGTGTGCCCACTGTTGGTTTTTGCATGGGTTCAAGGTCCTACAGAGCCGAATCAAGTGAGGAACATGCTTCAATTTGAGGCActcatctctctatctctcacaCATGTTTCGATTCTGGACTCTTGTAATCCAAAATTGGGTAATGAAGCAATGTTGGAAAATGCAAGGTGTAGCCATTTGAGCTCGTTGATTTTCCTTACAGTTGAAAATATGCAGGGTCTTAGATGCCTACCTAGTTGGTTTCTTCAACAGCTAACAGGAGTCCAAGAACTCTTTATCCGTGGTTGTCAAGAACTCACCTCACTGTGGAAGAATGACGTGAGACGGAGACACCGACTCCCTGCCCTCCGATGTTTAAGGATCGAAGAATGCCCTCAACTTATTTCCTTTTGTGAAGAAGATGATAACAAAGACAATGAGGAAGGGCTACAGCAGCATGAGGAGCTGCCTTACTTAATGATGCTGGAGCATTTGGAAATAACATCTTGTGAAAAGCTGGAGAATCCACCACAGGGGCTGCACAACCTCAAATATCTTCAAGATCTTATAATCTTCGATTGTCCATGTCTCATCTCTTTTCCCAAGGAAGGTTTGCCATCTACTCTAACAACACTTCGCATTAGGTATTGTGACGTTCTGCAGTCCCTACCAGAGTTTACGATGCAGAATAGTCTTGAGTTATTGGAAGTAAGTGGGTGTCCATCACTCACGTACTTAAGTTGTTCCAAAACTGGGCTACCACTCACTCTCAAATCACTGTGGCTTGATAATTGTCGAAATCTAGAGTCAATACTGGCAGAGGAAGGGATGAAAATCAATTGTCCATCTCTTGAATGTGTGTTGATCAATAGCTGTGAGAGCCTCAAATCCTTGTCGGATCTGATGCAAAATAATTATAACGGTGGATGTCTCAAGAATCTCAGACAATTGGAGATTTATGATTGTGATAATTTGGAATGCATTCCAGAAGGATGGTTCACCGCAACCAATCTAAGGGAATTGCAGATCTACCAGTGCAAAAAACTCAAGGGCCTGCCATACCGTGTCTATAACAACCTCACTTCTCTTCAAAAGTTGTCTGTAGATAATTGCGCTTCAGCTACAGGACTCGTGTCCTACATTCTGAACAATGCCCAATTCACCAACCTCACTATGCTTGGAATTGTCAATGTCGACATGGGTAATAAGCCCCGATCAGAGTGGGGTATGCATAGATTGTCCTCCCTCACAACTCTTAATCTCGGACGTTACAGCGGGGCATCATTTCCAGCAGAAGAAAAAGATGGGATGATGCAGTGGTTGCCCCCTTCTCTGACCACCCTGCGTATCTATAAGTTCCCAAATCTGGAGAAGCTCTATTGCAAGGACTTTCAAAACCTCCCCTGTCTTGGAGGACTTCAAATCTGGAAATGCCCCAAGCTCACGACCATTACAGAGCTAGGGCAGCTTCCCTCGCTTTCAGAACTGTGGATCGGTGATTGCCCCAACGTCGAATCGTTTTCTGCAGAGGATCAAGCATTCCGCCTGCCTCCCTCGCTTTTGGGGTTGAGGATCTACAGATGTCCTTTACTGAAAGAGAGATGTGAAAAGAAGAAAGGCCAATATTGGCCCCTCATTTCTCACATCCCTCTAGTCTGCCTAGACGGCAGACCCCAAGATACTATGCCCCAGGTGCGTTTTACATCAAAAATACTAATATCCACTTCTTCTTGGTTTTCTCTAACTAATAAATCTatcttggttttgtttttttctgaaaatgtcTTGGTTT
This genomic window contains:
- the LOC131332613 gene encoding putative disease resistance RPP13-like protein 1, yielding MAVAEIFLAAFLQGLVRMLTSQDLLSFARREKIHDLIMKWSRMLGEIDAVLADAEEKQMKTEQRGIKLWLEDLEDLAYDLDDILDEFSTEALRQHVLKESRASTSKVRALIPTCCTRFDPSTLVSDFRMRSKMDEMTKRLKDLFDRRTGLDLQIVDAGHSSRSPQIPPTSSLMHETRLYGRDGDQKAIIELLLRDQSNDVKVGVVPIVGMGGVGKTTLAQMVYNHEMVERHFEIKVWVCVSEKFDIMGVTTAILESIAPHTRDYKTLNEVQVQLIKALDGRKFLIVLDDVWNKNYGDWRCLKSPFNVGALGSKVIVTTRNRDVAFMMAGTDTYHHPLKELSEDDCWSVFAEHAFENRNIDESPNLVSLGRKIVKKCGGLPLAARTLGGLLRCKLRDDEWEDVLNSKMWELSDKESDILPALRLSYYHFPSHLKKCFGYCSVLPKDYEFEEKKLVFWWMAEGLIQKPTGHKQMEDLGCEYFRELLSRSFFQPSSSGEFSLFVMHDLINDLAQFVARRTYFRLDDMLQNNEDDKNIAKARHSSYIRGYHDGIKRFEAFRKAKNVRSFLPFGLRDRDTSNYRTSFLTSNVPLHLLPSLSRLRVRSLRRYGIYELSSSIGDLKHVRFLDLSCALIATLPESISTLYNLQTLMLRDCKNLNKLPATTSNLVNLRHLDVTGADSLQEMPPKIGELTCLQTLSNFVISQDEGSTINELEKLIHLRGTLCISGLENVADALDANRANLNDKQGLDVLLMMWSNISDNSRNEIVESEVLDMLRPHNKLKELTIIGYHGLTFPTWMGNSLFCNMVSLKFQNCENCISLPHLGQLPSLENLHIQGMKAVENIGLEFYGLGCSNPFPALQILTLEDMPEWQDWSHFRVEERAQAFIHLSELSIKRCPKLLGKLPENLPGLKKLEIEVCPLLVFAWVQGPTEPNQVRNMLQFEALISLSLTHVSILDSCNPKLGNEAMLENARCSHLSSLIFLTVENMQGLRCLPSWFLQQLTGVQELFIRGCQELTSLWKNDVRRRHRLPALRCLRIEECPQLISFCEEDDNKDNEEGLQQHEELPYLMMLEHLEITSCEKLENPPQGLHNLKYLQDLIIFDCPCLISFPKEGLPSTLTTLRIRYCDVLQSLPEFTMQNSLELLEVSGCPSLTYLSCSKTGLPLTLKSLWLDNCRNLESILAEEGMKINCPSLECVLINSCESLKSLSDLMQNNYNGGCLKNLRQLEIYDCDNLECIPEGWFTATNLRELQIYQCKKLKGLPYRVYNNLTSLQKLSVDNCASATGLVSYILNNAQFTNLTMLGIVNVDMGNKPRSEWGMHRLSSLTTLNLGRYSGASFPAEEKDGMMQWLPPSLTTLRIYKFPNLEKLYCKDFQNLPCLGGLQIWKCPKLTTITELGQLPSLSELWIGDCPNVESFSAEDQAFRLPPSLLGLRIYRCPLLKERCEKKKGQYWPLISHIPLVCLDGRPQDTMPQCEIFGQAQVETLAESMAYFCISFHARLYRMANKSSQMASDICKKPWAYVFPSTDTFLAPTIWSLAWSIFSDRTMKVKLLCGV